A genome region from Natronosalvus rutilus includes the following:
- a CDS encoding 2Fe-2S iron-sulfur cluster-binding protein, with product MDYSQMGLIIGLTLTLGATVLHLARGTPWRPTEDISQDVLEHRAKSVPETDFPEPMNRSIGGGGAVAAVGGEAGAELEGGEGESEAASGPGDIPEDEIEYYEVEWVKEGETIEVANNEPLLDQGEDQGWDLPYACREGSCVSCSAKISGDANELIEHDNQQMLDENEMGEGYVLTCVGYPRGEFSIETNEAP from the coding sequence ATGGACTACAGCCAGATGGGGCTCATCATCGGGCTCACCCTGACCCTCGGGGCGACCGTGCTTCACCTCGCCCGCGGGACCCCGTGGCGCCCGACCGAGGACATCTCCCAGGACGTCCTCGAACACCGTGCGAAGAGCGTCCCCGAAACGGACTTCCCGGAGCCGATGAACCGGTCTATCGGCGGCGGTGGCGCCGTCGCAGCCGTCGGCGGCGAAGCAGGCGCCGAACTCGAGGGAGGTGAGGGCGAGAGCGAAGCCGCATCCGGACCCGGGGACATTCCCGAGGACGAAATCGAATACTACGAGGTCGAGTGGGTCAAGGAAGGCGAGACGATCGAAGTCGCGAACAACGAACCGCTACTCGACCAGGGCGAAGACCAGGGCTGGGACCTGCCCTACGCCTGCCGCGAGGGCAGTTGCGTCTCCTGTTCGGCCAAGATTTCGGGTGACGCGAACGAACTCATCGAACACGACAACCAGCAGATGCTCGACGAGAACGAGATGGGTGAGGGATACGTCCTCACGTGCGTCGGCTACCCGCGCGGGGAGTTCTCGATCGAGACGAACGAAGCCCCGTAG
- a CDS encoding SPW repeat protein, with product MSDTPTDTEPAGRREAARNTINTDVMQWLSALVALIGLYVVASPFIFEATDAAAWNDTLVGTAIFLLAGYNFYRLSRDRLASVGAASLTVLLGLWLLIAPSFIEMGSDQLATGTAISGALVALLSAYNAYANNKADAPDRARARA from the coding sequence ATGAGCGATACACCAACAGACACCGAACCGGCCGGTCGTCGCGAAGCCGCGCGAAATACCATAAACACGGACGTCATGCAATGGCTGAGTGCTCTAGTCGCACTGATCGGCCTATACGTCGTCGCGTCGCCCTTCATCTTCGAGGCCACGGACGCAGCGGCGTGGAACGACACGCTCGTCGGCACGGCGATTTTCCTGCTCGCCGGGTACAACTTCTACCGGCTCTCGAGGGATCGACTGGCGAGCGTCGGCGCCGCGTCGCTGACTGTCCTGCTCGGCCTGTGGCTGTTGATCGCGCCCTCGTTCATCGAGATGGGAAGTGATCAACTCGCGACCGGTACCGCCATTTCCGGCGCGCTCGTGGCCCTCCTCTCGGCGTACAACGCGTACGCCAACAACAAGGCCGACGCGCCCGATCGCGCTCGTGCTCGCGCCTGA
- a CDS encoding DUF7089 family protein, which yields MFEERTLSPAVDAVREEHAPEALVLDTGRDFETFPPAQAEDLGLLVQSLEPSTYPAEWLPEDAPRLLARYAGRDFTIGMPGDGSIVWTRQTRPPVVLVKSRVQGTPEPFLDFLLAEALVELGLEVPEHFLGFFEEAYRDLDAAVPLEPNATYQIAAALYDGWTGLQTREVFQSWTDILPELAAAWADAGTRLEGRVSELPGAVARGETDLADATELACAAIKHGLELPAPFAALDTSAYRDHGPSYAVRWAEKTFAALEDV from the coding sequence ATGTTCGAGGAGCGCACGCTCTCACCGGCCGTCGACGCCGTTCGCGAGGAACACGCCCCCGAGGCGCTCGTCCTGGACACGGGCCGGGACTTCGAGACGTTCCCGCCGGCCCAGGCGGAAGACCTCGGCTTGCTGGTCCAATCCCTCGAGCCGTCGACCTACCCCGCCGAGTGGCTCCCCGAGGACGCCCCGCGACTCCTCGCTCGGTATGCCGGACGGGACTTCACTATCGGGATGCCCGGCGACGGGAGCATCGTCTGGACTCGCCAGACCAGGCCGCCGGTCGTGCTGGTCAAGAGTCGCGTCCAGGGCACTCCGGAACCGTTTCTGGACTTTTTACTCGCGGAGGCGCTCGTCGAACTCGGCCTCGAGGTGCCCGAGCACTTCCTGGGGTTCTTCGAGGAGGCGTATCGAGACCTCGACGCGGCCGTCCCGCTCGAACCGAACGCCACCTACCAGATCGCCGCCGCGCTGTACGACGGCTGGACGGGGCTACAGACCCGCGAGGTCTTCCAGTCCTGGACGGACATCCTCCCCGAACTGGCGGCGGCGTGGGCGGACGCGGGGACGAGACTCGAGGGTCGGGTCTCCGAACTCCCGGGGGCCGTCGCCCGCGGCGAGACGGACCTCGCCGACGCCACGGAACTCGCGTGTGCGGCCATCAAACACGGTCTCGAGTTGCCGGCCCCGTTCGCGGCCCTCGATACGAGTGCCTACCGCGACCACGGCCCGTCTTACGCGGTCCGGTGGGCCGAGAAGACGTTCGCGGCGCTCGAGGATGTGTAA
- a CDS encoding universal stress protein — protein MFDTVVVATDGSESVERAVEVGIDLAARFGADVHALSVVDASEVDASPEQLREELRTALETHAEGALSSVRDEAGPGITTAVREGRPAPEIVAYAREQDADLIVTGTRGRHGENRLLLGSVAERVVRTSPIPVLTVRQLPDAEGEETAAGSSQATT, from the coding sequence ATGTTCGACACGGTCGTCGTCGCGACGGACGGGTCCGAGAGCGTCGAGCGCGCCGTCGAGGTCGGCATCGACCTCGCCGCCCGGTTCGGCGCCGACGTACACGCCCTCTCGGTCGTCGACGCCAGCGAAGTCGACGCCTCGCCCGAACAGCTCCGCGAGGAGCTCCGAACCGCCCTCGAGACCCACGCCGAAGGTGCGCTCTCGAGCGTTCGCGACGAGGCTGGTCCCGGAATCACGACCGCGGTCCGAGAAGGGCGTCCGGCCCCCGAAATTGTCGCGTACGCGCGCGAGCAAGACGCCGATCTGATCGTCACCGGCACGCGCGGTCGCCACGGCGAGAACCGCCTGCTGCTGGGGAGCGTCGCCGAGCGCGTCGTCCGCACGTCACCGATTCCGGTCCTGACGGTCAGACAGCTCCCCGACGCGGAAGGCGAGGAGACGGCTGCCGGGAGCAGTCAGGCGACGACATGA
- a CDS encoding DHH family phosphoesterase produces MDADLISSSDLPLGRKSVLPGTGFFLPDDVEDGLEEQKARAALEGAEVAVVADPDADGLACVAMIREAYDDVQVVPEPPTDDQDEEEGDGVGEDDPDADPLDELEPTPHRVALLPASPHNVEEALERVAAYAEPGIDCYVCDLCPDRYEYVEDELAALLEVSGDISWFDHHQWDDAVAAAVRDAGVDLVVGDSEEECTADVTLRSLAYDFDDKYETLAAVTRDHDLWLREDPRSDDLADYAYWTNPAEYVEVVREYGVDFPAWVHEFITERRVEKEALIEQAVGRAKFHDVGGYTVGVTYGRCSQNEVAEAMREEGADASVVVKPAGSASIRGTDEFDRCHEVAGRVNGGGHPKAAGCKPDIYDDMLDYAHHWTTRGAVTKQVILEAFEAVVESSSGDGEGELEE; encoded by the coding sequence ATGGACGCCGATCTCATCTCGAGTTCCGATCTCCCACTGGGTCGCAAATCCGTACTCCCGGGCACCGGCTTCTTCCTGCCCGACGACGTTGAGGACGGCCTCGAGGAGCAGAAAGCGCGGGCCGCCCTCGAGGGCGCCGAAGTCGCCGTCGTCGCGGACCCGGACGCCGACGGACTGGCCTGCGTGGCCATGATTCGCGAGGCGTACGACGACGTGCAGGTGGTTCCGGAGCCGCCGACGGACGACCAGGACGAGGAAGAAGGTGACGGGGTTGGTGAAGACGACCCCGATGCCGACCCCCTCGATGAACTCGAACCGACCCCTCACCGCGTCGCCTTGCTCCCCGCGAGCCCCCACAACGTCGAGGAGGCCCTCGAGCGCGTCGCCGCCTACGCCGAACCGGGAATCGACTGCTACGTCTGTGACCTCTGCCCTGATCGCTACGAGTACGTCGAGGACGAACTCGCGGCGCTGCTCGAGGTCTCCGGCGACATCTCGTGGTTCGACCACCACCAGTGGGACGACGCCGTCGCCGCGGCGGTCAGGGACGCCGGCGTCGACCTCGTCGTCGGTGACTCCGAGGAGGAGTGTACCGCCGACGTGACCCTCCGGTCGCTCGCCTACGACTTCGACGACAAGTACGAAACCCTCGCGGCGGTCACCCGCGACCACGACCTCTGGCTCCGCGAGGACCCGCGAAGCGACGACCTGGCCGACTACGCCTACTGGACGAACCCCGCGGAGTACGTCGAGGTCGTCAGGGAGTACGGCGTCGACTTCCCCGCGTGGGTGCACGAGTTCATCACCGAGCGCCGCGTCGAGAAGGAGGCCCTGATCGAGCAGGCAGTCGGCCGTGCGAAGTTCCACGACGTCGGCGGCTACACCGTCGGCGTCACCTACGGCCGCTGTTCGCAGAACGAGGTCGCCGAGGCCATGCGCGAGGAAGGCGCCGACGCCTCCGTCGTCGTCAAACCCGCCGGGTCGGCCTCGATCCGCGGCACCGACGAATTCGACCGCTGTCACGAGGTTGCGGGACGGGTCAACGGTGGCGGCCACCCGAAGGCCGCAGGCTGCAAGCCCGACATCTACGACGACATGCTCGACTACGCCCACCACTGGACGACCCGTGGCGCGGTCACCAAACAGGTCATTCTCGAGGCGTTCGAGGCCGTCGTCGAGAGTTCGAGCGGCGACGGCGAAGGCGAACTCGAGGAGTGA
- a CDS encoding DUF7090 family protein has product MEYALEIEGTPETVPGGTGILLLHPSTGETDRIDTDFLKTDTDSFLVVSTRTTAREVTQKLEYYDVDESRAVILDTLSIERGYSRRSSDDVHYVAAPDDVDGIVRQVERFLEENDGKVRLSFDSVTELAYYAGEDAALETVERLVGLLEEHDAVGLFHLSEEVHDADVVDQFRGLFAGIVDLDEDGTVTAEF; this is encoded by the coding sequence ATGGAGTACGCGCTCGAAATCGAGGGGACGCCGGAGACCGTACCGGGGGGGACGGGGATTCTCCTCCTGCACCCGAGCACCGGCGAAACTGACCGCATCGACACCGACTTCCTGAAGACCGACACCGATTCGTTCCTCGTCGTCTCGACGCGAACCACCGCCCGCGAGGTCACCCAGAAACTCGAGTACTACGACGTCGACGAGTCCCGCGCCGTCATCCTGGACACGCTGAGCATCGAGCGGGGGTACTCCCGGCGCTCGAGCGACGACGTCCACTACGTCGCCGCCCCTGACGACGTCGACGGCATCGTCCGTCAGGTCGAGCGCTTCCTCGAGGAAAACGACGGAAAGGTACGGTTGAGTTTCGACTCGGTCACTGAACTCGCCTACTACGCCGGCGAAGACGCCGCCCTCGAGACCGTCGAACGACTGGTGGGGTTGCTCGAAGAACACGACGCCGTCGGCCTGTTTCACCTCTCCGAAGAGGTCCACGACGCCGACGTCGTCGATCAGTTCCGAGGGCTGTTCGCCGGTATCGTCGACCTCGACGAGGACGGGACCGTCACGGCGGAGTTCTGA
- a CDS encoding universal stress protein: protein MDVSDPLTVDTVLAPVDGSEDSATAVEYAVAIADRYDATVHVLFVLGREVVHGMDSGVVSETDVAENTQGFLEEVAGVTDAYDVSFSMSTAHGFSSSVKTRHPGSVVLDAAESVDADFIVLPRESVTDAPTEVLEKAAEYVLSYASQPVLSV from the coding sequence ATGGACGTCAGCGATCCGCTCACCGTCGACACCGTGCTCGCCCCGGTCGACGGCAGCGAGGACTCCGCCACCGCCGTCGAGTACGCCGTCGCCATCGCCGACCGATACGACGCCACCGTCCACGTCCTGTTCGTCCTCGGACGGGAGGTCGTTCACGGCATGGATTCGGGCGTCGTCTCCGAGACCGACGTCGCCGAGAACACCCAGGGCTTCCTCGAGGAGGTCGCGGGCGTGACCGACGCCTACGACGTCTCGTTCTCGATGTCGACGGCTCACGGCTTCTCGTCGTCGGTCAAGACGCGCCATCCCGGAAGCGTCGTCCTCGACGCCGCAGAGTCCGTCGACGCCGACTTCATCGTGCTCCCGCGCGAGTCGGTGACCGACGCGCCGACGGAGGTCCTCGAGAAGGCCGCCGAGTACGTCCTCTCGTACGCGAGTCAGCCGGTGCTGTCGGTCTGA
- a CDS encoding adenosylhomocysteinase, with amino-acid sequence MTDYPPISDQLSAAAEDPDSDVQDLESVREEGRRKMDWAAQHMPILTALRKEFEADRPFEGERIAMAMHVEAKTANLVELLADGGAEIAITGCNPLSTHDDVSAALDTHEHITSYAKRGVDSEEYYDAIHATLDLEPTITVDDGMDLVAAVHEDYPELIDGIVGGAEETTTGVHRLRAMDEDGALEYPVFAVNDTPMKRLFDNVHGTGESSLASIAMTTNLSWAGKNVVVAGYGYCGKGVAKKAAGQNANVIVTEVEPRRALEAHMEGYDVMPMAEAAEIGDVFLTTTGNRDVVVEEHFESMKDGVLLANAGHFDIEVDLEGLADLAVDTYEARDGVQAYELADGRRLNVIAEGRLVNLAAPIALGHPVEVMDQSFGIQAVCVREMVENGEAYGPGVHDVPDELDKEIAEIKLAAEDVEFDDLTDVQREYMGSWDHGT; translated from the coding sequence ATGACCGACTATCCACCGATCAGCGACCAGCTATCGGCCGCCGCCGAGGACCCCGACTCGGACGTCCAGGACCTCGAGTCCGTACGCGAGGAGGGCCGACGCAAGATGGACTGGGCCGCCCAGCACATGCCGATCCTCACCGCCCTCCGGAAGGAGTTCGAGGCCGACCGGCCCTTCGAGGGCGAGCGAATCGCGATGGCGATGCACGTCGAGGCCAAGACGGCGAACCTCGTCGAGTTGCTGGCCGATGGCGGCGCCGAAATCGCCATCACCGGCTGTAACCCGCTGTCGACCCACGACGACGTGAGCGCGGCGCTCGACACCCACGAGCACATTACGAGCTACGCGAAACGTGGCGTCGACAGCGAGGAGTACTACGACGCGATCCACGCGACCCTCGACCTCGAGCCGACGATCACCGTCGACGACGGGATGGACCTCGTCGCGGCGGTCCACGAAGACTACCCCGAACTCATCGACGGCATCGTCGGCGGTGCTGAGGAGACGACCACGGGCGTTCACCGCCTGCGCGCGATGGACGAAGACGGCGCCCTCGAGTATCCCGTCTTCGCAGTCAACGACACGCCGATGAAGCGGCTGTTCGACAACGTCCACGGCACCGGCGAGTCCTCCCTCGCGTCCATCGCGATGACCACGAACCTCTCCTGGGCCGGCAAGAACGTCGTCGTCGCCGGCTACGGCTACTGTGGGAAGGGCGTCGCGAAGAAGGCCGCCGGCCAGAACGCAAACGTGATCGTCACCGAGGTCGAGCCCCGCCGGGCGCTCGAGGCCCACATGGAGGGCTACGACGTGATGCCGATGGCCGAGGCCGCCGAAATCGGCGACGTCTTCCTCACGACGACGGGCAACCGCGACGTCGTCGTCGAGGAGCACTTCGAGTCCATGAAAGACGGCGTCCTGCTGGCCAACGCGGGCCACTTCGACATCGAGGTCGACCTCGAGGGGCTCGCCGACCTCGCCGTCGACACGTACGAGGCTCGCGACGGCGTGCAGGCCTACGAACTCGCGGACGGCCGCCGCCTGAACGTGATCGCGGAGGGCCGACTGGTCAACCTCGCGGCGCCCATCGCGCTCGGCCACCCGGTCGAGGTCATGGACCAGAGCTTCGGCATCCAGGCCGTCTGCGTCCGCGAGATGGTCGAGAACGGCGAGGCGTACGGCCCCGGCGTCCACGACGTGCCGGACGAACTCGACAAGGAGATCGCCGAGATCAAGCTCGCTGCCGAGGACGTCGAATTCGACGACCTGACGGACGTCCAGCGCGAGTACATGGGCTCGTGGGATCACGGGACGTAG
- a CDS encoding sensor histidine kinase produces the protein MSNLNRVERRRSESRVQLLISQERNRAAVRHLLEDRYEVLTDESVVEADAYLVDDFSFPDYHAALEERVEASNPAFCPVVLVRRERTNPRIVLPDPEENDDSLLVDEIVTAPIECEPLVRQLNSLLARRQQSLELMHSVTRLEESNRALEQFAYAASHDLQEPLRMVSSYLQLIERRYGDDLDEDGEEFLEYAVDGAERMHRMIKALLEYSRVDTESGSFEPVDLETVVENVRSDLRMKIGESQAEVSVDPLPMVRGDAEQLRQLFQNLLSNALEYTDEESPTIRIAAEADGERCQVSVTDDGLGISPENQDRIFDVFERLHTRDEHPGTGIGLALCKRIVDRHDGRIWVESEPGEGSTFTFTLPLADESAESEAASKSETAD, from the coding sequence ATGAGTAACTTGAACCGCGTCGAGCGACGACGGTCCGAAAGCCGCGTCCAGCTCCTGATCTCCCAGGAACGAAACCGGGCGGCCGTCCGTCACCTGCTCGAGGATCGTTACGAGGTGCTCACCGACGAGTCGGTGGTCGAGGCCGACGCGTACCTGGTCGACGACTTCTCGTTTCCCGACTACCACGCGGCCCTCGAAGAGCGCGTCGAGGCGAGCAATCCGGCGTTCTGCCCGGTCGTCCTCGTCCGGCGGGAACGGACGAACCCCCGGATCGTTCTCCCCGACCCGGAGGAGAACGACGATTCGCTCCTGGTCGACGAGATCGTCACCGCGCCGATCGAGTGCGAGCCGCTGGTTCGACAGCTCAACTCGCTGCTCGCCCGGCGCCAGCAGTCGCTCGAGTTGATGCACTCCGTCACCCGCCTCGAGGAGTCCAATCGCGCGCTCGAGCAGTTCGCCTACGCGGCCAGTCACGACCTCCAGGAACCGCTGCGGATGGTCTCGAGTTACCTCCAGCTGATCGAACGGCGCTACGGCGACGACCTCGACGAGGACGGCGAGGAGTTCCTCGAGTACGCCGTCGACGGGGCCGAACGCATGCATCGGATGATCAAGGCGCTCCTCGAGTACTCGCGGGTCGACACCGAGTCGGGGTCGTTCGAACCGGTGGACCTCGAGACGGTCGTCGAGAACGTGCGTTCGGATCTGCGGATGAAGATCGGAGAGTCCCAGGCGGAGGTTTCGGTCGACCCACTTCCGATGGTTCGTGGCGACGCCGAGCAACTCCGACAGCTCTTTCAGAACCTGTTGAGCAACGCCCTGGAGTACACTGACGAGGAGTCGCCGACCATCCGTATCGCCGCCGAAGCGGACGGGGAGCGGTGCCAGGTGAGCGTGACGGACGACGGACTCGGCATCAGCCCGGAGAACCAGGACCGGATCTTCGACGTGTTCGAGCGACTGCACACCCGCGACGAGCATCCGGGGACGGGGATCGGACTGGCGTTGTGTAAGCGCATCGTCGACCGCCACGACGGGCGAATCTGGGTCGAGTCCGAACCCGGGGAGGGGTCGACGTTTACGTTCACGCTCCCGCTGGCCGACGAATCGGCGGAGAGCGAGGCGGCGTCGAAATCGGAGACGGCAGATTAA
- a CDS encoding ATPase domain-containing protein, translating to MSASISTIRSGIDGLDTLLNGGLVRGRMYLVQGRPGTGKTLLGMHFLETGLEEGETVLCIHGEESQEEIVSNGLAVGIDVRDAEFLDLGPESDFFTQDEAYDLVHPSDLEQEQYTRDIHDAIKEIDPTRVVLDPITQLRYVESSGHQFRKRMLAFMRFLKQRDITVVATAPSAYDEKSDAEVRSLSDGIIELTRGPDGRRINPAKHRALGQMEGEHGLEIRQHGIEVYPDVVPVHEETTFDPIALRSGIDELDDLLEGGFEQQTVTFVSGPSGVGKTTIGTQFMAQAIEEGLTCAAYLFEESIETYCHRTESIGFPISDMRESGDLSVNQVEPLTLSSEEFAHRIIEQTETQGTDVVFIDGIDGYTISVRGEESALIRKLHGLTRYLKNEGVTVIFTNEISEITGISTATSPNISYLADNLMFMSYVEMDGRLRKVIGVLKKRTGGFEHSLREFEITDDGLRVGDPLSGLHGVLQGNPRMSDVRDLAQDE from the coding sequence ATGTCGGCGTCCATCTCAACGATCCGATCGGGAATTGATGGCCTCGATACGCTTCTCAACGGCGGACTCGTTCGTGGCCGCATGTACCTCGTGCAGGGAAGGCCCGGGACGGGAAAGACGCTCCTCGGTATGCACTTTCTCGAGACGGGACTCGAGGAGGGAGAGACCGTCCTGTGTATCCACGGCGAGGAATCCCAGGAAGAAATCGTCTCGAACGGACTGGCCGTCGGAATCGACGTCAGAGACGCCGAGTTCCTCGATCTGGGTCCCGAATCTGACTTCTTCACCCAGGACGAGGCCTACGACCTGGTCCACCCGAGCGACCTCGAGCAAGAGCAGTACACCCGCGACATTCACGACGCGATCAAGGAGATCGATCCGACGCGGGTCGTCCTCGACCCGATCACCCAGCTCCGGTACGTCGAGTCGAGCGGCCACCAGTTCCGCAAGCGAATGCTCGCGTTCATGCGATTCCTCAAGCAGCGCGATATCACGGTCGTCGCGACGGCGCCCTCGGCCTACGACGAGAAGTCCGATGCCGAGGTACGCTCGCTGAGCGACGGAATCATCGAACTGACGCGCGGACCCGACGGCCGACGGATCAATCCCGCGAAGCACCGTGCGCTCGGGCAGATGGAGGGCGAACACGGGCTCGAGATCAGACAACACGGAATTGAGGTCTACCCGGACGTCGTTCCCGTGCACGAAGAGACGACGTTCGACCCGATCGCGCTTCGGTCGGGAATCGACGAGCTCGACGACCTGCTCGAGGGCGGATTCGAGCAACAGACGGTCACGTTCGTCAGCGGCCCCTCTGGCGTCGGGAAGACGACCATCGGGACGCAGTTCATGGCCCAGGCGATTGAGGAGGGGTTGACCTGTGCGGCCTACCTCTTCGAGGAGAGCATTGAAACCTACTGCCACCGCACGGAGTCGATCGGGTTCCCCATCAGCGACATGCGCGAATCGGGCGACCTCTCGGTCAACCAGGTCGAACCGCTGACGCTCTCGAGTGAGGAATTCGCCCACCGGATCATCGAACAGACCGAAACCCAGGGAACCGACGTCGTGTTCATCGACGGCATCGACGGCTACACGATTTCGGTCCGTGGCGAGGAGTCGGCGCTGATCCGCAAGCTTCACGGACTGACCCGCTACCTCAAAAACGAGGGCGTGACGGTCATCTTCACGAACGAAATCTCCGAGATCACCGGCATCTCGACGGCGACGAGCCCGAACATCAGCTACCTGGCTGACAACCTCATGTTCATGAGCTACGTCGAGATGGACGGTCGACTGCGGAAGGTCATCGGCGTCTTGAAGAAACGAACTGGCGGGTTCGAGCACAGTCTCCGGGAGTTCGAGATCACCGACGACGGTCTCCGGGTCGGCGACCCGCTCTCCGGACTCCACGGCGTCCTCCAGGGGAACCCACGCATGAGCGATGTCCGCGACCTCGCGCAGGATGAGTGA
- a CDS encoding amidohydrolase, which yields MTTLAIVGGDCLRPDGTVERADVLIDKSTGEILEIGEDFSADETLEATDCLVTPGFVNGHTHVAMTLLRGYADDKPLDAWLSEDIWPAEAALSAEDVRAGTELGLLEFIKGGVTGFADMYFEVSEIAAAVEEAGLRARLGHGIVTVGKDEADARADAQESLDVAREFDGAADGRISTAFMPHSLTTVSQEILEEFVPKARADGIPVHYHANETTDEVHPVVEAQGVRPLEYADDVGMLEPDDFVAHGVHLNEREIELLAETGTGVIHCPASNMKLASGMAPIQELLDAGATVGLGTDGAASNNDLSMLDEARDAAMLGKLAANDASAVPAEAVVEMLTRGSADAIGLESGRLEVGGVADLAVIDLEAPHLTPRHDLVSHLTYAAAASDVRHTICDGQVLMRDRVVQTLDEAAVRRRATEHAAAVLERVA from the coding sequence ATGACCACGCTGGCGATCGTCGGCGGGGACTGCCTCCGCCCCGATGGAACCGTCGAACGTGCGGACGTACTGATCGATAAATCGACCGGCGAGATCCTCGAGATCGGCGAGGATTTCTCGGCCGACGAGACGCTCGAGGCGACCGACTGTCTGGTGACGCCCGGCTTCGTGAACGGCCACACCCACGTCGCGATGACGCTCCTTCGGGGGTACGCCGACGACAAGCCCCTCGACGCCTGGCTCAGCGAGGACATCTGGCCCGCCGAGGCCGCCCTCTCCGCCGAGGACGTCCGGGCCGGCACCGAGCTAGGGTTGCTCGAGTTCATCAAGGGCGGCGTCACCGGCTTCGCCGACATGTACTTCGAGGTGTCCGAGATCGCCGCCGCGGTCGAGGAGGCCGGCCTCCGGGCGCGACTCGGCCACGGCATCGTCACCGTCGGCAAGGACGAGGCCGACGCGCGAGCAGACGCCCAGGAGAGCCTCGATGTCGCCCGGGAGTTCGACGGCGCGGCCGACGGCCGCATCTCGACGGCGTTCATGCCCCACTCGTTGACGACCGTCTCACAGGAGATCCTCGAGGAGTTCGTCCCGAAGGCCCGTGCCGACGGTATCCCGGTCCACTACCACGCGAACGAGACCACCGACGAGGTCCATCCCGTCGTCGAGGCCCAGGGCGTTCGCCCGCTCGAGTACGCGGACGACGTCGGCATGCTCGAACCCGATGACTTCGTCGCCCACGGCGTCCACCTGAACGAGCGCGAAATCGAGTTGCTCGCCGAGACCGGAACCGGCGTGATCCACTGCCCGGCCTCGAACATGAAACTCGCCAGCGGCATGGCGCCGATCCAGGAACTCCTCGACGCGGGGGCCACGGTCGGCCTCGGCACGGACGGCGCCGCCTCGAACAACGACCTCTCGATGCTGGACGAGGCCCGCGACGCCGCGATGCTCGGCAAACTCGCCGCGAACGACGCCAGCGCGGTCCCCGCCGAGGCAGTCGTCGAGATGCTCACCCGGGGGAGCGCCGACGCCATCGGTCTCGAGAGCGGCCGCCTCGAAGTCGGCGGCGTGGCCGACCTCGCCGTAATCGACCTCGAGGCGCCCCACCTGACGCCCCGCCACGACCTCGTGAGCCACCTGACGTACGCGGCCGCCGCGAGCGACGTCCGCCACACGATCTGTGACGGGCAGGTGCTGATGCGCGACCGGGTCGTCCAGACGCTCGACGAGGCCGCCGTTCGACGACGAGCGACCGAGCACGCCGCGGCCGTCCTGGAGCGGGTGGCCTGA
- a CDS encoding stage II sporulation protein M, translating into MATRSRAATDSRDGPLVLVLALAGLSLLTALYLLVTESSIRPAAGASLLAVGFAAFAAIDRLSRRRVLAALEAGWREHRPYVGFAAATFAIGILLGVLLYALGVDLLEFVLEALGEELVGDEELEPGGEPGTESSSIELTAGLFVVNNSGPFVLAILGAVSLGAFTLLIMVFNGVLIGNLGAGIGGLIGYGEFVALLVPHGVFELTALFIAAGIGFRLVHRFGQRLRGNRDSFLTKRYLYRTGLLACFGWLLLVLAAFVEAYLTIAIVEALFGI; encoded by the coding sequence ATGGCGACACGTTCGCGAGCGGCGACGGACTCGAGGGACGGGCCACTCGTGCTCGTGCTCGCACTGGCGGGTCTGTCGCTCCTGACAGCACTGTATCTCCTGGTCACGGAATCGTCGATTCGCCCCGCAGCCGGGGCGTCGCTCCTGGCGGTCGGGTTCGCCGCGTTCGCCGCCATCGATCGACTGAGCAGGCGCCGGGTGCTCGCGGCCCTCGAGGCCGGGTGGCGCGAGCACCGACCGTACGTCGGCTTCGCTGCCGCGACCTTCGCCATTGGGATCCTCCTGGGGGTACTCCTCTACGCGCTCGGGGTCGACCTGCTCGAGTTCGTGCTCGAGGCCCTCGGGGAGGAACTCGTCGGGGACGAGGAACTCGAGCCCGGTGGCGAACCGGGGACCGAAAGCTCATCGATCGAACTGACGGCCGGACTGTTCGTCGTCAACAACTCGGGCCCCTTCGTGCTCGCCATTCTCGGCGCCGTCTCGCTCGGGGCGTTCACGCTCCTCATCATGGTTTTCAACGGCGTCCTCATCGGAAACCTTGGCGCCGGCATCGGCGGCCTGATCGGTTACGGCGAGTTCGTCGCCCTGCTCGTTCCCCACGGCGTGTTCGAACTCACGGCGCTCTTCATCGCCGCCGGCATCGGCTTCCGGCTCGTCCACCGATTCGGCCAGCGCCTTCGCGGGAACCGCGACTCGTTTCTCACGAAGCGGTACCTCTATCGAACCGGCCTGCTGGCGTGCTTCGGCTGGCTCTTGCTGGTGCTGGCGGCGTTCGTCGAGGCGTACCTGACCATCGCCATCGTCGAGGCGCTCTTCGGAATCTGA